A region from the Hippoglossus hippoglossus isolate fHipHip1 chromosome 18, fHipHip1.pri, whole genome shotgun sequence genome encodes:
- the LOC117751751 gene encoding dynactin subunit 1-like isoform X1, which produces MSSAGTVESGKPPKIGSTVEVTGKGQRGTVAYIGATLFASGKWVGVVLDEAKGKNDGTVQGKRYFTCEENHGIFVRQSQIQVVEDGSSATSPDTPEFVLAKILKQKDIPETPKTSKLTPMNVKKSSTRRSAKWSTPRLTPATSLPSLLVRSAGRPNLPLTTSRESLSSSLSGDVSEVGVSSHQGALGAPIVPQPSGSPAPVASPVPATPSKAEPPISKQEEESLRGQVKDLDEKLETLKMKRTEDKAKLKELEKHKIQLEQLQEWKIKMQEQQTDLQKQLKEAKKEARDAQESKDHYMEEMSDTADAIEMATLDKEMAEERAESLQVEVDSLKEKVDELSMDLEILRHEISEKGSDGAASSYHVKQLEEQNSRLKEALVRMRDLSSSEKQEHVKLQKQMEKKSTELDTLRTQKEKLQEEVKHAEATIDELKEQVDAALGSEEMVETLTERNLDLEEKVRELRETVTDLEAINEMNDELQENGRETEMELREQLDMGGAKVREAEKRVEAAQETVADYQQTISKYRDLTTRLQDANRDLINQQNANAEQVQQPPAELFDFKIKFAETKAYAKAIEMELRKMEVAQSNRQVSLLTSFMPDSFLRHGGDHDCILVLLLIPRLICKAELLSKQAQEKFDLNGNLAQGAGLRGPPGEQRSFASGLVYSLSLLQATLHKYEQALNTCNVEVFKRMGTLYSEMNFHERSLDYFIDLLHKDQLDETVQVEPLTKAIKYYQQLYSVHLADHTEDCTVQLADHIKFTQNALDSMGVEVARLRAFLAAGQESSGLAVLLKDLDTSGSDIRQFCKKIRRRMPGTDVVGVPAALNFGPQVAETLTECRRQLTRVVAVLQEVAAAGAQMVAPLAEQEGVNALKLEDIACNAVDQVYGSHGLSGPECLRQSCSSVIATMNKMATAMQEGEYDADKPQGKTPPVEMRAATVRAEMTDAEGLGVKLEDRETVNKEVKKSLKIKGEELSEANVRLSLLEKKLDTSTKDADERVEKIQTKLSDNLALLKKKEKEFEETMDALQADIDQLEAEKAELKQRINNQSKMTIEGLRGPPASGIASIVQGSAGGVALSMAGPVEVVDSPLLRQQVEAQRLGIKHLKNENNRLKAEKMRAQLASLPPLRPPKLPQVSKESSMPPEGLNTGIYRRTDQLLATLLKLSAEFKVVDITGKTTVSASAQLLEQTSRLQNLSDALDKLKGEVAEHVVTHHRGAKASSDFATFPVSSFVKAKEEKQGNTVLVGRVSIPCTRGHEQVHRLVLSQQQLQQVHSLLMV; this is translated from the exons ATGAGCAGTGCAGGAACAGTGGAGAGTGGTAAACCTCCAAAG ATTGGCTCTACAGTAGAGGTGACAGGGAAGGGTCAACGCGGCACTGTCGCCTACATCGGCGCCACCCTCTTTGCCTCCGGGAAATGGGTGGGTGTTGTACTTGATGAGGCTAAAGGCAAGAACGATGGCACCGTGCAGGGGAAACGCTACTTCACCTGTGAGGAAAATCATGGGATATTTGTCAGACAGTCGCAG aTTCAGGTGGTGGAAGATGGCTCCAGTGCCACCTCACCAGATACTCCTGAGTTTGTTCTTGCCAAGATTCTCAAACAAAAAG ACATTCCAGAGACTCCAAAAACATCCAAACTG acaccaATGAATGTTAAGAAG tcttcTACCCGCCGCTCTGCCAAG TGGAGCACGCCACGTCTCACACCTgccacctccctcccctccctcttgGTACGCTCCGCCGGCCGCCCCAACCTGCCACTGACG ACGTCTCGTGAGAGTCTGTCGTCCTCGTTGTCTGGCGATGTCAGTGAGGTTGGAGTGTCCTCCCACCAGGGTGCACTGGGAGCTCCCATCGTGCCTCAGCCCAGCGGGTCACCTGCGCCAGTCGCATCCCCAGTCCCAGCTACTCCGAGCAAG GCGGAACCTCCCATTTCCAAACAG GAGGAGGAATCACTGCGAGGTCAGGTCAAAGACCTGGACGAGAAGCTGGAGAcactgaagatgaagaggacagaggacaagGCCAAACTGAAGGAGCTAGAAAAACACAAGATCCagctggagcagcttcaggaatGGAAGATAAAAATGCAGGAGCAGCAGACCGACCTCCAGAAACAGCTTAAAGAAGCCAAGAAG GAAGCCCGTGATGCACAGGAATCCAAGGACCACTACATGGAGGAGATGTCAGACACGGCCGACGCCATTGAGATGGCAACACTGGACAAAGAGATGGCGGAGGAGCGAGCGGAGTCAttgcaggtggaggtggacaGTCTGAAAGAGAAAGTGGATGAGCTCTCCATGGACCTGGAGATTCTTAGACATGAGATTTCAGAGAAAG GCTCAGACGGAGCTGCCTCAAGTTACCATGTCaaacagctggaggagcagaacaGCAGACTGAAGGAGGCTCTAGTCAG GATGCGTGACCTGTCTTCCTCAgagaaacaggaacatgtgaagctgcagaagcagatggagaagaagagcaCTGAGCTGGACACTCTGAGGACTCAGAAGGAAAAACTGCAGGAAGAAGTCAAGCACGCAGAGGCCACTATTGATGAACTGAAGGAGCAG GTGGATGCTGCTCTGGGCTCAGAGGAGATGGTTGAGACGCTTACAGAGAGGAACCTTGACTTGGAGGAGAAAGTCAGAGAGCTGAGAGAAACAGTCACCGATCTG GAGGCGATCAACGAGATGAATGATGAGCTCCAGGAGAATGGAAGGGAGACTGAAATGGAGCTGAGAGAGCAGCTCGACATGGGTGGTGCAAAGGTCAGAGAAGCTGAAAAACGAGTGGAGGCTGCTCAGGAGACTGTGGCTGATTACCAGCAGACCATCAGCAAATACAGAGATCTCACTACCAGGCTGCAG GATGCCAATAGGGACCTGATCAACCAGCAGAATGCCAACGCTGAACAAGTTCAGCAGCCGCCCGCAGAACTGTTTGACTTCAAGATCAAGTTTGCAGAGACCAAGGCCTATGCCAAG GCCATTGAGATGGAGCTGAGGAAAATGGAAGTGGCTCAGTCCAACAGACAGGtgtccctcctcacctccttcaTGCCAGACTCCTTTCTCCGTCATGGTGGAGATCATGACTGTATTCTGGTCCTTCTTCTCATCCCCAGGCTCATCTGCAAG GCTGAGCTCCTCAGTAAACAAGCCCAGGAGAAGTTTGACTTGAATGGGAACCTGGCGCAGGGGGCAGGGCTCAGAGGGCCTCCAGGAGAACAGCGCAGCTTTGCCTCAGGGCTGGTGTACTCCCTCAGCTTGCTGCAGGCCACTCTGCACAAATATGAACA GGCTCTGAACACCTGCAACGTAGAGGTTTTCAAGCGCATGGGTACACTTTACTCTGAAATGAATTTCCATGAGCGCTCCCTGGATTATTTCATCGACCTGCTGCATAAAGACCAATTAGATGAGACTGTTCAGGTGGAGCCCCTGACCAAGGCCATCAAGTACTACcag caaCTGTACAGCGTCCATCTGGCAGATCACACTGAGGACTGCACAGTGCAGCTGGCTGACCACATCAAG TTTACCCAGAATGCATTGGACTCCATGGGAGTGGAGGTGGCTCGTCTGCGGGCGTTCCTGGCTGCAGGTCAGGAGAGCTCTGGCCTTGCTGTGCTTCTGAAGGACCTGGACACTTCGGGCTCGGATATCAGACAGTTCTGTAAGAAGATCCGTCGTCGCATGCCTGGAACAGATGTGGTTGGAGTACCTGCTGCTCTCAATTTTGGGCCACAG GTGGCAGAGACGCTGACAGAGTGTAGGCGCCAGCTGACCCGTGTGGTGGCCGTGCTGCAGGAGGTGGCTGCGGCTGGGGCTCAGATGGTTGCTCCGCTGGCAGAACAGGAGGGTGTCAACGCTCTCAAGCTGGAGGATATTGCCTGCAACGCTGTGGATCAG GTGTATGGCTCCCATGGCCTGAGTGGCCCAGAGTGTCTGCGTCagtcctgcagctctgtcattGCTACCATGAACAAGATGGCTACGGCCATGCAGGAGGGAGAGTATGATGCTGACAAACCTCAGGGCAAG ACTCCTCCTGTGGAAATGAGAGCTGCCACCGTCAGGGCTGAGATGACTGACGCTGAGGGTCTAGGTGTTAAACTAGAAGACAGAGAGACGGTCAACAAGGAGGTCAAGAAGTCTCTTAAGATCAAG GGTGAGGAGCTGAGTGAAGCCAATGTCCGCCTCAGTCTGCTGGAGAAAAAGCTGGACACCTCCACCAAAGACGCAGATGAGCGGGTGGAGAAGATCCAGACCAAACTCAGCGATAATCTCGCCCTgctgaagaagaaagagaa GGAGTTTGAGGAGACGATGGATGCTCTGCAGGCTGATATCGACCAGCTGGAGGCAGAGAAGGCAGAGCTGAAGCAACGCATCAATAACCAATCGAAGATGACCATTGAAGGCCTTAGAGGCCCGCCTGCCTCTGGAATCGCCTCTATTGTTCAGGGATCTGCAGGAG GTGTGGCTCTATCCATGGCGGGGCCAGTAGAGGTGGTTGACTCTCCCCTCCTCCGGCAGCAGGTCGAGGCTCAGAGACTGGGCATTAAACACCtcaagaatgaaaacaacagactCAAG GCCGAGAAGATGAGAGCCCAGCTGGCCTCCCTGCCTCCACTCCGCCCCCCCAAACTGCCACAAGTGTCCAAAGAAAGCTCCATGCCTCCAGAGGGACTGAACACAGGCATCTATCGCAGGACTGACCAACTGCTGGCGACGCTGCTCAAGCTGAGTGCAGAGTTTAAAGTGGTGGACATCACTGGGAAGACAACAG TTAGTGCCAGTGCCCAGCTGCTGGAGCAGACGTCTCGACTGCAGAACCTCAGTGATGCTCTGGACAAACTCAAG GGAGAAGTAGCTGAACACGTGGTCACGCATCACCGTGGAGCAAAGGCTTCCTCTGACTTCGCCACCTTCCCGGTGTCATCCTTTGTTAAG GCCAAGGAAGAAAAGCAGGGGAATACGGTGCTTGTGGGTCGTGTTTCCATTCCATGCACCCGCGGGCACGAACAAGTCCACCGCCTCGtcctctcacagcagcagctgcagcaagTGCACAGCCTCCTCATGGTGTAA
- the LOC117751751 gene encoding dynactin subunit 1-like isoform X9 yields MSSAGTVESGKPPKIGSTVEVTGKGQRGTVAYIGATLFASGKWVGVVLDEAKGKNDGTVQGKRYFTCEENHGIFVRQSQIQVVEDGSSATSPDTPEFVLAKILKQKDIPETPKTSKLTSRESLSSSLSGDVSEVGVSSHQGALGAPIVPQPSGSPAPVASPVPATPSKEEESLRGQVKDLDEKLETLKMKRTEDKAKLKELEKHKIQLEQLQEWKIKMQEQQTDLQKQLKEAKKEARDAQESKDHYMEEMSDTADAIEMATLDKEMAEERAESLQVEVDSLKEKVDELSMDLEILRHEISEKGSDGAASSYHVKQLEEQNSRLKEALVRMRDLSSSEKQEHVKLQKQMEKKSTELDTLRTQKEKLQEEVKHAEATIDELKEQVDAALGSEEMVETLTERNLDLEEKVRELRETVTDLEAINEMNDELQENGRETEMELREQLDMGGAKVREAEKRVEAAQETVADYQQTISKYRDLTTRLQDANRDLINQQNANAEQVQQPPAELFDFKIKFAETKAYAKAIEMELRKMEVAQSNRQVSLLTSFMPDSFLRHGGDHDCILVLLLIPRLICKAELLSKQAQEKFDLNGNLAQGAGLRGPPGEQRSFASGLVYSLSLLQATLHKYEQALNTCNVEVFKRMGTLYSEMNFHERSLDYFIDLLHKDQLDETVQVEPLTKAIKYYQQLYSVHLADHTEDCTVQLADHIKFTQNALDSMGVEVARLRAFLAAGQESSGLAVLLKDLDTSGSDIRQFCKKIRRRMPGTDVVGVPAALNFGPQVAETLTECRRQLTRVVAVLQEVAAAGAQMVAPLAEQEGVNALKLEDIACNAVDQVYGSHGLSGPECLRQSCSSVIATMNKMATAMQEGEYDADKPQGKTPPVEMRAATVRAEMTDAEGLGVKLEDRETVNKEVKKSLKIKGEELSEANVRLSLLEKKLDTSTKDADERVEKIQTKLSDNLALLKKKEKEFEETMDALQADIDQLEAEKAELKQRINNQSKMTIEGLRGPPASGIASIVQGSAGGVALSMAGPVEVVDSPLLRQQVEAQRLGIKHLKNENNRLKAEKMRAQLASLPPLRPPKLPQVSKESSMPPEGLNTGIYRRTDQLLATLLKLSAEFKVVDITGKTTVSASAQLLEQTSRLQNLSDALDKLKGEVAEHVVTHHRGAKASSDFATFPVSSFVKAKEEKQGNTVLVGRVSIPCTRGHEQVHRLVLSQQQLQQVHSLLMV; encoded by the exons ATGAGCAGTGCAGGAACAGTGGAGAGTGGTAAACCTCCAAAG ATTGGCTCTACAGTAGAGGTGACAGGGAAGGGTCAACGCGGCACTGTCGCCTACATCGGCGCCACCCTCTTTGCCTCCGGGAAATGGGTGGGTGTTGTACTTGATGAGGCTAAAGGCAAGAACGATGGCACCGTGCAGGGGAAACGCTACTTCACCTGTGAGGAAAATCATGGGATATTTGTCAGACAGTCGCAG aTTCAGGTGGTGGAAGATGGCTCCAGTGCCACCTCACCAGATACTCCTGAGTTTGTTCTTGCCAAGATTCTCAAACAAAAAG ACATTCCAGAGACTCCAAAAACATCCAAACTG ACGTCTCGTGAGAGTCTGTCGTCCTCGTTGTCTGGCGATGTCAGTGAGGTTGGAGTGTCCTCCCACCAGGGTGCACTGGGAGCTCCCATCGTGCCTCAGCCCAGCGGGTCACCTGCGCCAGTCGCATCCCCAGTCCCAGCTACTCCGAGCAAG GAGGAGGAATCACTGCGAGGTCAGGTCAAAGACCTGGACGAGAAGCTGGAGAcactgaagatgaagaggacagaggacaagGCCAAACTGAAGGAGCTAGAAAAACACAAGATCCagctggagcagcttcaggaatGGAAGATAAAAATGCAGGAGCAGCAGACCGACCTCCAGAAACAGCTTAAAGAAGCCAAGAAG GAAGCCCGTGATGCACAGGAATCCAAGGACCACTACATGGAGGAGATGTCAGACACGGCCGACGCCATTGAGATGGCAACACTGGACAAAGAGATGGCGGAGGAGCGAGCGGAGTCAttgcaggtggaggtggacaGTCTGAAAGAGAAAGTGGATGAGCTCTCCATGGACCTGGAGATTCTTAGACATGAGATTTCAGAGAAAG GCTCAGACGGAGCTGCCTCAAGTTACCATGTCaaacagctggaggagcagaacaGCAGACTGAAGGAGGCTCTAGTCAG GATGCGTGACCTGTCTTCCTCAgagaaacaggaacatgtgaagctgcagaagcagatggagaagaagagcaCTGAGCTGGACACTCTGAGGACTCAGAAGGAAAAACTGCAGGAAGAAGTCAAGCACGCAGAGGCCACTATTGATGAACTGAAGGAGCAG GTGGATGCTGCTCTGGGCTCAGAGGAGATGGTTGAGACGCTTACAGAGAGGAACCTTGACTTGGAGGAGAAAGTCAGAGAGCTGAGAGAAACAGTCACCGATCTG GAGGCGATCAACGAGATGAATGATGAGCTCCAGGAGAATGGAAGGGAGACTGAAATGGAGCTGAGAGAGCAGCTCGACATGGGTGGTGCAAAGGTCAGAGAAGCTGAAAAACGAGTGGAGGCTGCTCAGGAGACTGTGGCTGATTACCAGCAGACCATCAGCAAATACAGAGATCTCACTACCAGGCTGCAG GATGCCAATAGGGACCTGATCAACCAGCAGAATGCCAACGCTGAACAAGTTCAGCAGCCGCCCGCAGAACTGTTTGACTTCAAGATCAAGTTTGCAGAGACCAAGGCCTATGCCAAG GCCATTGAGATGGAGCTGAGGAAAATGGAAGTGGCTCAGTCCAACAGACAGGtgtccctcctcacctccttcaTGCCAGACTCCTTTCTCCGTCATGGTGGAGATCATGACTGTATTCTGGTCCTTCTTCTCATCCCCAGGCTCATCTGCAAG GCTGAGCTCCTCAGTAAACAAGCCCAGGAGAAGTTTGACTTGAATGGGAACCTGGCGCAGGGGGCAGGGCTCAGAGGGCCTCCAGGAGAACAGCGCAGCTTTGCCTCAGGGCTGGTGTACTCCCTCAGCTTGCTGCAGGCCACTCTGCACAAATATGAACA GGCTCTGAACACCTGCAACGTAGAGGTTTTCAAGCGCATGGGTACACTTTACTCTGAAATGAATTTCCATGAGCGCTCCCTGGATTATTTCATCGACCTGCTGCATAAAGACCAATTAGATGAGACTGTTCAGGTGGAGCCCCTGACCAAGGCCATCAAGTACTACcag caaCTGTACAGCGTCCATCTGGCAGATCACACTGAGGACTGCACAGTGCAGCTGGCTGACCACATCAAG TTTACCCAGAATGCATTGGACTCCATGGGAGTGGAGGTGGCTCGTCTGCGGGCGTTCCTGGCTGCAGGTCAGGAGAGCTCTGGCCTTGCTGTGCTTCTGAAGGACCTGGACACTTCGGGCTCGGATATCAGACAGTTCTGTAAGAAGATCCGTCGTCGCATGCCTGGAACAGATGTGGTTGGAGTACCTGCTGCTCTCAATTTTGGGCCACAG GTGGCAGAGACGCTGACAGAGTGTAGGCGCCAGCTGACCCGTGTGGTGGCCGTGCTGCAGGAGGTGGCTGCGGCTGGGGCTCAGATGGTTGCTCCGCTGGCAGAACAGGAGGGTGTCAACGCTCTCAAGCTGGAGGATATTGCCTGCAACGCTGTGGATCAG GTGTATGGCTCCCATGGCCTGAGTGGCCCAGAGTGTCTGCGTCagtcctgcagctctgtcattGCTACCATGAACAAGATGGCTACGGCCATGCAGGAGGGAGAGTATGATGCTGACAAACCTCAGGGCAAG ACTCCTCCTGTGGAAATGAGAGCTGCCACCGTCAGGGCTGAGATGACTGACGCTGAGGGTCTAGGTGTTAAACTAGAAGACAGAGAGACGGTCAACAAGGAGGTCAAGAAGTCTCTTAAGATCAAG GGTGAGGAGCTGAGTGAAGCCAATGTCCGCCTCAGTCTGCTGGAGAAAAAGCTGGACACCTCCACCAAAGACGCAGATGAGCGGGTGGAGAAGATCCAGACCAAACTCAGCGATAATCTCGCCCTgctgaagaagaaagagaa GGAGTTTGAGGAGACGATGGATGCTCTGCAGGCTGATATCGACCAGCTGGAGGCAGAGAAGGCAGAGCTGAAGCAACGCATCAATAACCAATCGAAGATGACCATTGAAGGCCTTAGAGGCCCGCCTGCCTCTGGAATCGCCTCTATTGTTCAGGGATCTGCAGGAG GTGTGGCTCTATCCATGGCGGGGCCAGTAGAGGTGGTTGACTCTCCCCTCCTCCGGCAGCAGGTCGAGGCTCAGAGACTGGGCATTAAACACCtcaagaatgaaaacaacagactCAAG GCCGAGAAGATGAGAGCCCAGCTGGCCTCCCTGCCTCCACTCCGCCCCCCCAAACTGCCACAAGTGTCCAAAGAAAGCTCCATGCCTCCAGAGGGACTGAACACAGGCATCTATCGCAGGACTGACCAACTGCTGGCGACGCTGCTCAAGCTGAGTGCAGAGTTTAAAGTGGTGGACATCACTGGGAAGACAACAG TTAGTGCCAGTGCCCAGCTGCTGGAGCAGACGTCTCGACTGCAGAACCTCAGTGATGCTCTGGACAAACTCAAG GGAGAAGTAGCTGAACACGTGGTCACGCATCACCGTGGAGCAAAGGCTTCCTCTGACTTCGCCACCTTCCCGGTGTCATCCTTTGTTAAG GCCAAGGAAGAAAAGCAGGGGAATACGGTGCTTGTGGGTCGTGTTTCCATTCCATGCACCCGCGGGCACGAACAAGTCCACCGCCTCGtcctctcacagcagcagctgcagcaagTGCACAGCCTCCTCATGGTGTAA